Proteins from one Oscillatoria nigro-viridis PCC 7112 genomic window:
- a CDS encoding serine/threonine-protein kinase — MSQCLNPDCLFQSPSGSTKFCQKCGNKLLLGDRYGAKKIIGQGGFGRTFLAVDEYKPSKPPCVIKQFYPQLQGASSIQKAAELFELEAVRLEQLGKHSQIPDLLAYFSQDGRQYLVQEFIEGENLAEALESKGYFSETQIRNLLNNLLPVFEFIHSRQVIHRDIKPENIIVRQDGQLVLVDFGAAKYATQTALSVTGTVIGTAGYTAPEQAAGKAIYPSDIYSLGVTCLYLLTQVEPIDLFDTSEMEWVWRQHLKASVSSELGLILDKMILPASKRRYQSPTEVLQALGTQSPQPSPQIPPPPRHTSPQPLPQPLPDSLKSARGVDYTDLRDLLAAGEWEEADWETLKVMLKAARREKEGYLERESIDNFPCDDLRTIDQLWVKYSQGRFGFSVQKQIWWEVRGKEDWEVEDDLGDRLGWRKGGSWLDLEYLTFNLRAEHGHLPTGLAVWAVRPWQGGVLVGRTLMVGAGLWDWEGFFSRVESCNL; from the coding sequence ATGAGCCAGTGTCTAAACCCTGATTGCCTATTCCAAAGCCCCTCTGGCTCTACAAAATTTTGTCAAAAATGCGGGAATAAACTGCTATTGGGCGATCGCTACGGAGCGAAAAAAATTATTGGACAAGGGGGATTTGGGCGCACTTTTCTAGCTGTTGACGAGTATAAACCCTCAAAACCTCCCTGCGTTATTAAACAATTCTACCCCCAACTTCAAGGCGCTTCTAGTATCCAGAAAGCTGCTGAGTTATTTGAGCTTGAAGCAGTACGCCTAGAACAGTTGGGTAAACATTCTCAGATTCCCGACTTATTAGCATATTTTAGTCAAGATGGACGGCAGTATTTAGTCCAAGAATTCATCGAGGGTGAAAATTTAGCCGAAGCACTAGAATCTAAGGGATATTTTAGCGAAACGCAGATTCGCAACTTGCTTAATAATTTACTGCCAGTATTCGAGTTCATTCACTCTCGCCAAGTAATTCACCGAGATATCAAGCCAGAAAATATTATTGTTCGGCAAGATGGGCAATTGGTTTTAGTTGACTTTGGAGCCGCGAAATATGCGACACAAACTGCTTTATCTGTAACGGGAACGGTGATCGGGACTGCTGGATATACGGCACCGGAACAAGCAGCGGGCAAAGCCATTTATCCTAGTGATATTTATAGTCTGGGTGTCACTTGTCTGTATCTGTTAACTCAGGTTGAACCGATTGATTTATTCGATACAAGTGAGATGGAGTGGGTGTGGCGACAACACTTAAAAGCATCTGTCAGTTCGGAACTGGGTCTGATTTTAGATAAAATGATACTACCTGCTAGTAAGCGACGTTATCAATCTCCTACTGAAGTTTTGCAGGCTCTTGGTACTCAATCACCTCAACCATCACCTCAAATACCTCCACCGCCACGTCACACATCACCTCAGCCATTACCTCAACCATTACCAGACTCCCTTAAATCGGCCCGGGGTGTTGACTATACTGATCTGCGGGATTTATTGGCGGCGGGGGAGTGGGAAGAGGCGGATTGGGAAACGCTGAAGGTGATGCTGAAAGCTGCTAGACGGGAGAAGGAAGGTTATTTGGAGCGGGAATCAATTGATAATTTTCCTTGCGATGATTTACGGACGATCGACCAGTTGTGGGTAAAATACAGTCAGGGTCGTTTCGGCTTTAGTGTCCAGAAACAAATCTGGTGGGAAGTACGCGGTAAAGAAGATTGGGAGGTTGAAGACGACCTGGGCGATCGCCTCGGTTGGCGAAAAGGAGGAAGTTGGTTGGACTTAGAGTACCTGACCTTTAATCTCAGAGCAGAGCATGGCCACCTCCCGACGGGGTTGGCGGTCTGGGCGGTCCGGCCGTGGCAGGGCGGCGTGCTCGTTGGGCGTACGTTGATGGTAGGTGCAGGGTTATGGGATTGGGAAGGATTCTTCTCTCGCGTCGAGAGTTGTAATCTGTAA
- the pcrA gene encoding DNA helicase PcrA, which translates to MTQTTDFLSHLNPSQRQAVAHYNGPLLVVAGAGSGKTRALTYRVANLVRTHRVDPENILAVTFTNKAAREMKERIEKLLATQQAEAEYGKPLVDLAPDVQTKLRSQIYQRITKHIWMGTFHSLCGRILRYDIEKYQDEKGRQWKKNFSIFDESDAQSLVKQIVTKTLNLDDKKFDPRKVRYVISNAKNQGLSPQEYQAAEPDYRGRVIADVYSRYQDALAANNALDFDDLILVPVKLLSQNEQVLSYWHQKFCHILVDEYQDTNRTQYDLIRMLVTNNADPKNFDKWQNRSIFVVGDVDQSIYSFRMADYTILLEFQEDFGDGLSDEKTQTMVKLEENYRSRENILQVANHLIEHNTERIEKILRPTREPGAPIVVWRADNELEEAEFVAGQIHSLKRQNSEYENGSNFAILYRTNAQSRSFEEALMRLDIPYNIVGGLKFYDRKEIKDILAYLRALANPDDSVSLKRIINTPRRGIGDTTFSKIEDAATQLGIPLWEILSDESSVNTLAGRSAKAIIKFAEMIGRWQSQVETLPASQIVQGIIQDSGYIEDLKNQGTEEAENRIENVIELYNAVLQFEEQNEEPTLTSFLAKASLASDLDDLQEEDSRVSLMTLHSAKGLEFPVVFLVGMEQGLFPNFRSLDDPKAIEEERRLCYVGITRAQELLFLTHTRERRLWGGFREHCTPSLFLGELPTHLLAGSGKKTKAGKTAASKGKTNNSAANSGTSQPGNNVQSADWQTGDRVFHHAFGVGEITHVLGAGDKTNLAIKFSGLGRKIIDPRTAKLQRV; encoded by the coding sequence ATGACTCAAACCACTGATTTCCTCAGCCACCTCAACCCATCTCAGCGCCAAGCAGTCGCCCATTATAACGGGCCGCTGTTAGTAGTAGCGGGCGCTGGTTCCGGCAAAACCAGAGCTCTAACTTACCGAGTTGCTAACTTAGTTCGCACCCATCGAGTCGATCCTGAAAATATTCTGGCGGTGACATTTACAAATAAAGCCGCCAGGGAGATGAAAGAAAGAATTGAGAAATTGCTGGCAACTCAGCAAGCTGAAGCGGAATATGGCAAACCTTTGGTAGACTTAGCCCCGGATGTGCAAACCAAATTGCGATCGCAAATTTACCAGAGAATTACCAAACACATTTGGATGGGGACTTTTCACTCTTTGTGCGGTCGCATTCTCCGCTACGATATAGAAAAATACCAAGACGAAAAAGGCCGCCAGTGGAAGAAAAACTTTTCGATTTTTGACGAGTCAGATGCTCAAAGTCTAGTCAAACAAATCGTCACCAAAACACTGAACCTCGACGACAAGAAATTTGACCCGCGCAAAGTCCGCTATGTCATCAGCAACGCTAAAAATCAAGGCTTGTCGCCTCAAGAATACCAAGCAGCAGAACCGGATTATCGAGGTCGCGTGATTGCCGATGTTTACAGTCGCTACCAAGACGCTTTAGCAGCCAACAATGCCCTAGATTTTGACGATTTAATCCTCGTTCCCGTTAAACTTTTGAGCCAAAACGAGCAAGTATTAAGTTACTGGCATCAAAAGTTTTGCCATATTTTAGTTGACGAATACCAAGATACCAACCGCACTCAATACGATTTGATTCGGATGTTGGTGACAAATAACGCCGACCCGAAAAACTTCGATAAATGGCAAAACCGCTCGATTTTTGTCGTGGGCGATGTCGATCAGTCAATTTACAGCTTTCGGATGGCAGATTATACCATATTGCTGGAATTTCAAGAGGATTTTGGCGATGGTTTGTCCGACGAGAAAACTCAGACAATGGTAAAATTAGAGGAAAATTATCGATCGCGCGAAAACATCCTGCAAGTCGCGAACCACTTGATCGAACACAATACCGAACGGATCGAGAAAATTCTGCGCCCGACTCGCGAACCGGGAGCTCCGATTGTTGTCTGGCGCGCCGACAACGAATTAGAAGAAGCGGAATTTGTAGCAGGTCAAATTCATTCCTTGAAGCGCCAAAACTCCGAATACGAAAACGGCAGTAACTTTGCGATTCTCTACCGCACAAACGCTCAATCTCGATCCTTTGAAGAAGCGTTAATGCGTTTAGACATTCCTTACAATATTGTCGGCGGCCTCAAGTTTTACGATCGCAAAGAAATCAAAGATATCCTAGCATACCTGCGGGCGCTTGCCAATCCCGACGATAGCGTCAGCCTCAAACGCATCATCAATACTCCCCGGCGCGGCATTGGGGATACCACATTTTCCAAAATTGAAGACGCTGCAACTCAGTTAGGGATTCCGTTGTGGGAAATCCTCAGCGATGAATCTTCTGTCAATACTCTAGCAGGGCGATCGGCAAAAGCTATTATTAAGTTTGCCGAAATGATTGGTCGTTGGCAATCGCAAGTTGAAACCCTGCCGGCTTCGCAAATTGTCCAAGGAATTATCCAAGATTCAGGCTACATTGAAGATTTGAAAAATCAAGGAACCGAGGAAGCAGAAAATCGCATAGAAAACGTCATAGAATTGTACAATGCAGTGCTGCAATTTGAAGAACAAAACGAAGAACCGACGCTGACATCATTTTTAGCAAAAGCATCTTTAGCATCCGATTTAGATGACTTGCAGGAAGAAGATTCCCGCGTGTCGCTGATGACGCTGCACTCCGCAAAAGGGCTAGAATTTCCCGTAGTATTTCTAGTCGGAATGGAACAGGGTTTATTTCCCAATTTCCGCAGTTTGGACGACCCGAAAGCGATTGAAGAAGAACGCCGTTTGTGCTACGTCGGCATCACTCGCGCCCAGGAATTGCTATTTCTCACCCACACTCGCGAACGCCGCCTCTGGGGAGGTTTCCGGGAACACTGCACCCCTTCGCTATTCTTAGGGGAATTGCCGACACATTTGCTGGCTGGAAGTGGGAAGAAAACTAAAGCGGGGAAAACGGCTGCATCTAAAGGAAAAACTAATAATTCAGCAGCCAATTCCGGCACTTCTCAACCGGGAAACAATGTACAATCGGCGGATTGGCAAACAGGCGATCGGGTTTTTCATCATGCTTTTGGAGTTGGAGAAATTACCCACGTTTTAGGGGCGGGCGACAAAACTAATCTGGCAATTAAATTTTCGGGTTTGGGCAGAAAAATCATCGATCCGAGAACAGCTAAGTTGCAGCGAGTGTAA
- a CDS encoding type II toxin-antitoxin system HicB family antitoxin, which translates to MRYAIVIEKTPNNYSAYAPDLPGCAATGATLAEVQQQIKEAIEFHLEGLREEGLPIPEPTTLWDYVEAR; encoded by the coding sequence ATGCGCTATGCCATTGTGATTGAAAAAACACCCAATAATTATTCAGCTTACGCACCCGATTTGCCCGGATGTGCAGCCACAGGCGCTACCCTTGCGGAAGTACAGCAGCAAATTAAAGAAGCAATCGAATTTCACTTAGAAGGATTGCGAGAAGAAGGTTTACCGATTCCCGAACCAACTACGCTCTGGGACTATGTAGAAGCACGGTAG
- a CDS encoding YkvA family protein: protein MQCLKQAARRLKKETYAVYLASTDQRVPWYARILAGLTVAYAFSPIDLIPDFIPVLGYLDDLIIVPLGIWLVLKMIPPQVLAECREKAAAEIERGKPINRAAAVVIIAIWMGLGILAAMWLKQLFKR from the coding sequence ATGCAATGCTTAAAACAAGCTGCCCGCCGACTAAAAAAAGAGACTTACGCGGTTTATTTAGCCAGTACAGACCAGAGAGTACCTTGGTACGCCAGAATTTTAGCAGGTCTTACGGTTGCCTACGCTTTTAGCCCGATCGACTTAATTCCTGACTTCATACCAGTTCTCGGCTACTTGGACGATTTGATAATTGTACCTTTGGGAATTTGGCTGGTACTGAAGATGATTCCGCCACAGGTTTTAGCCGAGTGTCGGGAAAAAGCAGCCGCAGAAATAGAGCGAGGAAAACCGATAAATCGGGCTGCCGCTGTTGTGATTATTGCCATTTGGATGGGCTTGGGAATATTAGCAGCAATGTGGCTCAAACAACTATTTAAACGTTAG
- the glgP gene encoding alpha-glucan family phosphorylase — MQPIRTFNVSPSLPTILEPLRKLAYNLHWDWNVDTKDLFRRLDRDLWDSSNQNPVLMLGTISQERLQEMAEDEGFIAQMNRAAQQLDDYLKNRAWYRKQRGTEQQECYAYFSMEFGLVKALPIYSGGLGVLAGDHLKSASDLGLPLVGVGLLYQEGYFSQYLNADGWQQERYPLNDFYNMPLHPERNPDGSELRIEVDYPGRKVYARIWRVQVGTVPLYLMDTNIEPNSRYDQDITDQLYGGDKTLRMHQEIMLGIGGVKMLKALGLTVTAYHMNEGHAAFMALERIRMLMEEYHLSFEEAEQVVVSSSMFTTHTPVPAGFDLFEPDMVMHYLGQYPKMFGLSQDEFLGLGRENTGDLSAPLNMAILAIKMSSFVNGVAALHGVVSRPMFQGLWPGLPVDEVPITSITNGVHARSCVAKSTQELYDRYLGPEWEMTRKDDRLWDRLSSIPDEELWRNHERCRSELVVFAREWLQKTLRERGAAQTEIEHAREALNPKVLTIGFARRFATYKRATLFLRDVDRIMRIMRDKNRPVQFVIAGKAHPMDIPGKELIRDIVHFIREHETMSSMVFLPNYDINVARMMVSGCDVWLNTPRRPREASGTSGMKASMNGLPNLSILDGWWDEADYVRTGWPIGHGEFYEDTKYQDEVEANALYDLMEKEVVPLFYNRDADGIPRGWTEKMKDSIRLNCPFFNTARMVKDYARRAYFPVSDRYHTMTSDNCAPAKELSHWKKHVLAKWHDIKIEAVDISQDKEVKVNQSIAVKSRINLMGLTPADVQVELYQGSVDANGDIVGGVPVVMEYLGEDSHNASLYTADITYTSSGLQGLSLRVLPKHDNLSSPYEAGVILWAH, encoded by the coding sequence ATGCAGCCAATTCGCACTTTTAACGTTTCCCCGTCGCTACCGACAATTCTCGAACCCCTACGCAAGCTTGCCTACAACTTGCACTGGGACTGGAACGTCGATACCAAAGACCTCTTCCGCCGCCTCGATCGAGACCTGTGGGACTCCAGCAACCAAAACCCGGTGCTGATGCTCGGAACCATATCTCAAGAGCGGCTGCAAGAAATGGCAGAAGACGAAGGCTTCATTGCCCAAATGAACCGAGCAGCCCAGCAGTTAGACGATTATCTCAAAAATCGCGCCTGGTACCGCAAACAGCGCGGCACCGAGCAGCAAGAATGCTACGCATACTTTTCGATGGAATTCGGCTTAGTTAAAGCCCTACCGATCTATTCGGGCGGTTTGGGCGTGCTCGCAGGCGACCACCTCAAATCAGCTAGTGATTTGGGCTTGCCCTTAGTGGGTGTCGGGCTGCTCTACCAAGAAGGTTATTTTTCGCAGTATCTCAACGCTGATGGCTGGCAGCAAGAACGCTATCCGCTCAATGATTTCTACAATATGCCGCTGCACCCAGAACGCAATCCCGACGGTTCGGAATTGCGGATTGAGGTGGACTATCCCGGCCGCAAGGTGTATGCCCGGATTTGGCGGGTACAAGTGGGAACGGTTCCTTTGTACCTGATGGATACAAATATTGAACCTAACAGCCGCTACGACCAAGATATTACCGACCAACTGTATGGCGGTGATAAAACTCTGCGGATGCACCAAGAAATCATGCTGGGCATCGGCGGCGTGAAAATGCTCAAGGCATTGGGGCTGACAGTTACGGCTTACCACATGAATGAAGGTCACGCGGCTTTCATGGCTTTGGAACGCATTCGGATGCTGATGGAGGAATATCACCTGAGTTTCGAGGAAGCGGAACAGGTGGTCGTTTCGAGCAGTATGTTTACGACTCACACGCCGGTACCTGCTGGGTTTGACTTGTTCGAGCCGGATATGGTGATGCACTATCTAGGTCAGTATCCCAAGATGTTTGGCTTGTCGCAAGATGAGTTTTTAGGATTGGGCCGGGAGAATACTGGCGATTTGTCCGCACCTCTGAATATGGCAATTTTGGCAATTAAAATGTCGAGTTTTGTCAACGGGGTGGCCGCTTTGCACGGTGTGGTGTCGCGCCCGATGTTTCAGGGTTTGTGGCCGGGTTTGCCCGTGGATGAGGTGCCGATTACTTCGATTACCAACGGGGTGCACGCTCGCAGTTGTGTGGCGAAGTCTACTCAGGAGTTGTACGATCGATACCTCGGCCCGGAGTGGGAAATGACTCGCAAGGACGATCGTCTCTGGGACAGGCTGTCGTCGATTCCTGATGAGGAACTGTGGCGGAATCACGAACGCTGTCGATCGGAGTTGGTGGTGTTCGCGCGGGAGTGGCTGCAAAAGACTTTGCGCGAGCGCGGTGCGGCCCAAACGGAAATCGAACACGCGCGGGAGGCTCTCAATCCGAAGGTGCTGACGATCGGGTTTGCCCGCCGCTTTGCTACTTACAAGCGGGCGACGCTGTTTTTGCGCGATGTCGATCGCATTATGCGGATCATGCGGGACAAAAACCGCCCGGTGCAGTTTGTGATTGCTGGGAAGGCTCACCCGATGGATATTCCGGGTAAGGAATTGATTCGGGATATCGTTCACTTCATCCGCGAGCACGAGACGATGAGTTCGATGGTGTTTTTGCCGAACTACGACATTAACGTCGCTCGGATGATGGTGTCCGGCTGCGATGTGTGGCTGAATACGCCGCGCCGCCCCCGCGAAGCTTCCGGTACTTCGGGGATGAAAGCTTCGATGAATGGTTTGCCGAATCTCAGCATCCTCGACGGATGGTGGGATGAGGCTGATTATGTTCGTACCGGTTGGCCGATCGGACATGGGGAGTTTTACGAAGATACTAAGTATCAGGATGAGGTCGAGGCGAATGCTTTGTACGACTTGATGGAAAAGGAAGTTGTACCGCTGTTTTACAACCGGGATGCTGATGGCATTCCCCGCGGTTGGACGGAGAAAATGAAGGATTCGATTCGCTTGAACTGTCCTTTTTTCAATACTGCTCGGATGGTGAAAGATTACGCGCGGCGGGCTTATTTCCCGGTGAGCGATCGCTACCACACCATGACTTCGGATAATTGCGCTCCCGCCAAGGAGTTGTCTCACTGGAAGAAGCACGTTCTCGCGAAGTGGCACGATATTAAGATTGAGGCTGTTGATATTTCCCAGGATAAGGAAGTTAAGGTCAATCAATCGATCGCTGTTAAATCTCGGATTAATCTCATGGGATTGACCCCTGCAGACGTGCAAGTCGAACTTTATCAAGGTTCGGTTGATGCTAACGGAGATATTGTCGGCGGCGTGCCGGTGGTGATGGAGTATTTGGGAGAAGATTCTCACAATGCTAGCCTTTATACGGCTGACATTACTTATACTTCTAGCGGTTTGCAAGGTTTGTCGTTGCGCGTTTTGCCGAAGCACGATAATCTCAGCAGTCCTTATGAAGCTGGCGTGATTCTCTGGGCACATTAG
- a CDS encoding SIMPL domain-containing protein: MNSNLQRGDRINFRSLVTALCLTLTLVSFVRLDPAVAQEQRMRTLSVTGRGVEAIPTTQTQVALGVEVQGKTAAEVQQEAARRSSAVVALLRSRQVEKLETTGITLNPTYSYENNQQRLTGYIATNTVSFRLNTESAGTLLDDAVQAGATRIQGVSFVAADSAIEQARKQALRKATQDAQSQADAVLSALNLKRGDILGIQVNGAIAPPPMYRQLAGARAAAADAATPVVGGEQQIEASVTLQIGY; encoded by the coding sequence ATGAATTCAAATTTGCAACGTGGCGATCGCATTAATTTTCGCAGCCTGGTAACAGCGTTGTGTTTAACCTTAACTCTCGTTAGTTTTGTGAGATTAGATCCTGCTGTAGCTCAAGAACAGCGGATGAGAACGCTGAGTGTCACTGGGCGGGGCGTCGAAGCAATTCCGACAACCCAAACTCAAGTTGCTTTGGGGGTTGAGGTGCAGGGGAAAACGGCGGCCGAGGTGCAGCAGGAAGCGGCGAGACGATCGTCCGCTGTGGTAGCATTGCTGCGATCGCGCCAAGTGGAAAAACTCGAAACGACCGGCATCACCCTGAACCCGACTTACAGCTACGAAAACAACCAGCAGCGCCTAACAGGGTATATTGCTACGAATACCGTCAGTTTTCGCCTTAATACTGAATCTGCTGGCACTTTGCTCGACGATGCAGTGCAAGCGGGAGCAACGCGAATTCAAGGCGTGAGTTTTGTAGCCGCCGACAGTGCGATCGAACAAGCTCGAAAACAAGCACTCCGCAAAGCAACTCAAGATGCTCAATCGCAAGCGGATGCAGTCTTGAGCGCCCTCAACCTCAAGCGGGGAGACATTCTGGGCATTCAAGTCAACGGTGCGATCGCGCCGCCTCCTATGTACCGGCAATTGGCTGGTGCTCGCGCTGCTGCTGCTGATGCTGCAACACCTGTGGTGGGAGGGGAACAGCAGATTGAAGCATCTGTGACTTTGCAAATTGGATATTGA
- a CDS encoding FGGY-family carbohydrate kinase, with protein sequence MNLYLGIDFGTTGARSTVIDSQGTIHCETEYTFANNGQQQPELPSVWQNALWDSIEQIPPTIRNQVRAIALDGTSSTVMLCNTEGIPVCEPILYNDARGAAVTDRLRAIAPDNHTVLSATSSLAKLLWWQEGGLEAHPTTQFSLCGTGILPVSLCGTGILPVVEKLYFLHQADWLAFLLHGKLGISDYHNALKLGFDVDTLCYPNWLTQGIAGAATPELPRVVAPGTPVGEVRAQVGDRFGFPRDCMICAGTTDSIAAFLASGVNLPGEAVTSLGSTLAVKLLSHTRVDDSRYGIYSHKLGDLWLVGGASNTGGAVLRHFFTDVELENYSTQIDPEQETLLDYYPLLKKGDRFPINDPNLPPRLEPRPTDSVEFLHGLLESIARIEARGYQLLQELGATPLTKVYTAGGGAKNSVWSAMRKRYLKVPAVTPIHTAAAYGSALLAKHGTQIERG encoded by the coding sequence ATGAATCTTTATTTGGGAATAGATTTCGGCACCACGGGCGCGCGATCGACTGTCATAGACTCCCAGGGTACAATACATTGTGAGACTGAATATACTTTTGCCAACAACGGGCAACAACAGCCGGAATTGCCGTCGGTGTGGCAAAATGCGCTGTGGGACTCGATCGAGCAAATTCCCCCAACAATCCGCAATCAGGTAAGGGCGATCGCCCTTGACGGCACATCTTCCACTGTCATGCTGTGCAATACCGAGGGTATACCCGTATGCGAACCCATTTTATACAATGATGCGCGCGGTGCAGCGGTGACAGACAGGTTGCGGGCGATCGCGCCCGATAACCACACAGTATTAAGCGCTACATCCAGTCTGGCAAAACTCCTGTGGTGGCAGGAGGGCGGGCTAGAAGCCCACCCCACAACACAATTCAGTCTTTGTGGAACAGGCATCTTGCCTGTCAGTCTTTGTGGAACAGGCATCTTGCCGGTGGTTGAGAAGCTTTATTTCCTGCATCAAGCTGACTGGCTGGCATTTCTGCTGCACGGAAAATTGGGAATTAGCGACTATCACAATGCTTTGAAACTCGGTTTCGATGTTGATACTTTGTGCTATCCGAATTGGCTGACACAGGGAATTGCGGGCGCTGCAACGCCTGAATTGCCGCGAGTTGTCGCACCGGGTACGCCTGTGGGGGAAGTGAGAGCTCAAGTGGGCGATCGCTTCGGTTTTCCCCGCGATTGTATGATTTGTGCTGGCACAACCGATAGCATTGCAGCATTTTTAGCAAGCGGTGTCAATTTACCAGGGGAAGCAGTAACTTCTCTCGGTTCTACTTTAGCCGTCAAACTGTTAAGTCATACCCGCGTAGATGATTCTAGATACGGAATTTACAGTCACAAATTAGGCGATTTGTGGTTAGTTGGAGGTGCTTCTAATACCGGAGGTGCGGTGCTGCGACACTTTTTTACTGATGTTGAGTTGGAGAATTATAGCACACAAATCGATCCAGAACAAGAGACTTTGCTGGATTATTATCCATTGTTAAAAAAGGGCGATCGCTTTCCGATTAATGACCCGAATTTGCCGCCCCGACTCGAACCGCGTCCCACTGATTCAGTGGAATTTCTGCACGGTTTGCTAGAAAGCATAGCGCGAATTGAAGCGCGGGGATATCAATTATTGCAAGAATTGGGTGCAACTCCTTTGACAAAGGTTTATACTGCTGGCGGCGGGGCAAAAAATTCGGTTTGGAGTGCGATGAGAAAGCGTTATTTAAAAGTGCCTGCAGTAACGCCAATTCATACTGCGGCTGCTTATGGAAGTGCGTTATTGGCGAAGCATGGAACGCAAATTGAAAGGGGGTAA
- a CDS encoding element excision factor XisI family protein — MSLHIYYYLQGEERIQENTIYVRLREGKIWIEEDWTEDGVVTDFLQAGVPRENIVLAFHPPHLRQYTEFAIA, encoded by the coding sequence ATTTCACTACATATTTATTACTACCTGCAGGGGGAAGAACGAATTCAGGAAAATACTATTTATGTGCGATTGCGGGAGGGAAAAATTTGGATTGAGGAGGATTGGACAGAAGATGGAGTGGTGACAGATTTTTTGCAGGCTGGGGTGCCGCGGGAGAATATTGTATTGGCGTTTCATCCGCCGCACTTGCGGCAATATACAGAGTTTGCGATCGCTTAA